In one Grus americana isolate bGruAme1 chromosome 1, bGruAme1.mat, whole genome shotgun sequence genomic region, the following are encoded:
- the TAPBPL gene encoding tapasin-related protein isoform X3 has product MAGGGLVLCGALLALAAGPAKAPAPVPRFRRVDIALSCSYVGEDVRGLLRAFGSSSSEHPATLVLRGISVRDDGNLDDLTEYKGPQENPDSSSPIVFEASAQLVSIPHAESLLHADCDGEEVNCEISPYSSQQAGEGPCRTSWFMATLQLSSRISITLVLRGPQCGSQEEEHDATLHPKLRIPMRKEGTVLTTVEFQSSSRNTSLRTHLGGSVTLDCRFALAPSSSLSSLEWRRQHQGSGRSLFRYQVGSTGPTVQPKVHVDVAGLLRSGDASLSLQGVSVGDEGMYICLVSTPLHQAQHIIQLHVAEPPRVHVIPSVVSFERDVKTTLMCNIAGYYPLDVSVSWTQKTPEDDMEIPLSNAHLSSHRQSQDGTYSITSYLSISSDTARAPATYNCHVSHVTLAEPISVSAHLKVPAKPKPEQLLRASE; this is encoded by the exons ATGGCTGGAGGGGGGCTGGTGCTCTGCGGGGCCCTGCTGGCCCTGGCGGCGG GGCCAGCGAAAGCTCCCGCACCAGTGCCCCGGTTTCGCAGGGTGGATATTGCCCTGAGTTGCTCCTACGTGGGGGAAGATGTAAGAGGCTTGCTGCGTGCCTTTGGCAGCTCGTCCTCCGAGCATCCTGCTACCCTCGTGCTGAGGGGTATCAGCGTCAGAGATGATGGGAACTTGGATGACCTAACTGAGTACAAAGGCCCACAGGAAAATCCTGACTCCTCTTCTCCCATTGTCTTTGAAGCCTCAG CCCAGTTGGTATCCATCCCACACGCAGAGTCCCTGCTGCATGCGGACTGCGATGGGGAGGAGGTGAACTGCGAGATCTCCCCATACAGCTCCCAGCAGGCTGGCGAGGGTCCCTGCCGTACCTCCTGGTTCATGGCcaccctgcagctctccagcaggATCAGTATCACCCTGGTGCTCAGAGGCCCCCAATGCGGCAGCCAGGAGGAGGAGCACGATGCAACGCTGCACCCAAAGCTGAGGATTCCTatgaggaaggaggggacaGTGCTGACCACAG TTGAATTTCAATCTTCATCACGCAACACTTCCCTGCGCACGCATCTTGGCGGCTCAGTCACCCTCGACTGCCGCTTTGCCttggctcccagctcctcgctGTCCTCCCTGGAGTGGAGGAGGCAGCACCAAGGCAGTGGCCGTAGCCTTTTCCGGTACCAGGTGGGGAGCACAGGCCCAACAGTGCAGCCAAAAGTCCACGTGGATGTGGCAGGGCTGCTGAGGAGTGGAGACGCATCGCTTAGCCTGCAAGGAGTGAGCGTGGGAGACGAAGGGATGTACATCTGTTTGGTGTCCACCCCGCTGCACCAGGCCCAGCACATCATCCAGCTCCATGTGGCCG AGCCTCCAAGAGTTCATGTGATTCCATCAGTGGTGTCATTTGAGAGAGATGTGAAGACTACTCTGATGTGCAACATTGCTGGCTATTACCCCCTGGACGTCTCGGTGAGCTGGACACAGAAGACTCCTGAAGATGACATGGAAATCCCTCTCTCAAATGCACATCTCTCCAGCCACCGGCAAAGCCAAGATGGCACCTACAGCATCACCTCCTACCTCAGCATTAGCTCTGACACAGCGCGGGCACCAGCCACCTACAACTGCCATGTTTCACACGTGACCCTGGCAGAGCCCATCTCTGTGAGTGCCCATCTTAAGGTACCAG ctAAACCAAAGCCCGAGCAACTTCTAAGGGCTTCAGAATAG
- the TAPBPL gene encoding tapasin-related protein isoform X2 has protein sequence MPADRAPLPCCLGFPVFGPAKAPAPVPRFRRVDIALSCSYVGEDVRGLLRAFGSSSSEHPATLVLRGISVRDDGNLDDLTEYKGPQENPDSSSPIVFEASAQLVSIPHAESLLHADCDGEEVNCEISPYSSQQAGEGPCRTSWFMATLQLSSRISITLVLRGPQCGSQEEEHDATLHPKLRIPMRKEGTVLTTVEFQSSSRNTSLRTHLGGSVTLDCRFALAPSSSLSSLEWRRQHQGSGRSLFRYQVGSTGPTVQPKVHVDVAGLLRSGDASLSLQGVSVGDEGMYICLVSTPLHQAQHIIQLHVAEPPRVHVIPSVVSFERDVKTTLMCNIAGYYPLDVSVSWTQKTPEDDMEIPLSNAHLSSHRQSQDGTYSITSYLSISSDTARAPATYNCHVSHVTLAEPISVSAHLKVPEQTGSEGLVGSFIATVLFIAVLFVVLRRRAAKPKPEQLLRASE, from the exons ATGCCAGCTGATCGCGCCCCGCTTCCCTGCTGCCTCGGGTTTCCTGTGTTCG GGCCAGCGAAAGCTCCCGCACCAGTGCCCCGGTTTCGCAGGGTGGATATTGCCCTGAGTTGCTCCTACGTGGGGGAAGATGTAAGAGGCTTGCTGCGTGCCTTTGGCAGCTCGTCCTCCGAGCATCCTGCTACCCTCGTGCTGAGGGGTATCAGCGTCAGAGATGATGGGAACTTGGATGACCTAACTGAGTACAAAGGCCCACAGGAAAATCCTGACTCCTCTTCTCCCATTGTCTTTGAAGCCTCAG CCCAGTTGGTATCCATCCCACACGCAGAGTCCCTGCTGCATGCGGACTGCGATGGGGAGGAGGTGAACTGCGAGATCTCCCCATACAGCTCCCAGCAGGCTGGCGAGGGTCCCTGCCGTACCTCCTGGTTCATGGCcaccctgcagctctccagcaggATCAGTATCACCCTGGTGCTCAGAGGCCCCCAATGCGGCAGCCAGGAGGAGGAGCACGATGCAACGCTGCACCCAAAGCTGAGGATTCCTatgaggaaggaggggacaGTGCTGACCACAG TTGAATTTCAATCTTCATCACGCAACACTTCCCTGCGCACGCATCTTGGCGGCTCAGTCACCCTCGACTGCCGCTTTGCCttggctcccagctcctcgctGTCCTCCCTGGAGTGGAGGAGGCAGCACCAAGGCAGTGGCCGTAGCCTTTTCCGGTACCAGGTGGGGAGCACAGGCCCAACAGTGCAGCCAAAAGTCCACGTGGATGTGGCAGGGCTGCTGAGGAGTGGAGACGCATCGCTTAGCCTGCAAGGAGTGAGCGTGGGAGACGAAGGGATGTACATCTGTTTGGTGTCCACCCCGCTGCACCAGGCCCAGCACATCATCCAGCTCCATGTGGCCG AGCCTCCAAGAGTTCATGTGATTCCATCAGTGGTGTCATTTGAGAGAGATGTGAAGACTACTCTGATGTGCAACATTGCTGGCTATTACCCCCTGGACGTCTCGGTGAGCTGGACACAGAAGACTCCTGAAGATGACATGGAAATCCCTCTCTCAAATGCACATCTCTCCAGCCACCGGCAAAGCCAAGATGGCACCTACAGCATCACCTCCTACCTCAGCATTAGCTCTGACACAGCGCGGGCACCAGCCACCTACAACTGCCATGTTTCACACGTGACCCTGGCAGAGCCCATCTCTGTGAGTGCCCATCTTAAGGTACCAG agcaaacAGGATCGGAAGGACTGGTGGGGAGTTTCATTGCTACCGTCCTTTTCATCGCTGTCCTCTTCGTTGTGCTCAGGAGAAGAGCAG ctAAACCAAAGCCCGAGCAACTTCTAAGGGCTTCAGAATAG
- the TAPBPL gene encoding tapasin-related protein isoform X1, with amino-acid sequence MAGGGLVLCGALLALAAGPAKAPAPVPRFRRVDIALSCSYVGEDVRGLLRAFGSSSSEHPATLVLRGISVRDDGNLDDLTEYKGPQENPDSSSPIVFEASAQLVSIPHAESLLHADCDGEEVNCEISPYSSQQAGEGPCRTSWFMATLQLSSRISITLVLRGPQCGSQEEEHDATLHPKLRIPMRKEGTVLTTVEFQSSSRNTSLRTHLGGSVTLDCRFALAPSSSLSSLEWRRQHQGSGRSLFRYQVGSTGPTVQPKVHVDVAGLLRSGDASLSLQGVSVGDEGMYICLVSTPLHQAQHIIQLHVAEPPRVHVIPSVVSFERDVKTTLMCNIAGYYPLDVSVSWTQKTPEDDMEIPLSNAHLSSHRQSQDGTYSITSYLSISSDTARAPATYNCHVSHVTLAEPISVSAHLKVPEQTGSEGLVGSFIATVLFIAVLFVVLRRRAAKPKPEQLLRASE; translated from the exons ATGGCTGGAGGGGGGCTGGTGCTCTGCGGGGCCCTGCTGGCCCTGGCGGCGG GGCCAGCGAAAGCTCCCGCACCAGTGCCCCGGTTTCGCAGGGTGGATATTGCCCTGAGTTGCTCCTACGTGGGGGAAGATGTAAGAGGCTTGCTGCGTGCCTTTGGCAGCTCGTCCTCCGAGCATCCTGCTACCCTCGTGCTGAGGGGTATCAGCGTCAGAGATGATGGGAACTTGGATGACCTAACTGAGTACAAAGGCCCACAGGAAAATCCTGACTCCTCTTCTCCCATTGTCTTTGAAGCCTCAG CCCAGTTGGTATCCATCCCACACGCAGAGTCCCTGCTGCATGCGGACTGCGATGGGGAGGAGGTGAACTGCGAGATCTCCCCATACAGCTCCCAGCAGGCTGGCGAGGGTCCCTGCCGTACCTCCTGGTTCATGGCcaccctgcagctctccagcaggATCAGTATCACCCTGGTGCTCAGAGGCCCCCAATGCGGCAGCCAGGAGGAGGAGCACGATGCAACGCTGCACCCAAAGCTGAGGATTCCTatgaggaaggaggggacaGTGCTGACCACAG TTGAATTTCAATCTTCATCACGCAACACTTCCCTGCGCACGCATCTTGGCGGCTCAGTCACCCTCGACTGCCGCTTTGCCttggctcccagctcctcgctGTCCTCCCTGGAGTGGAGGAGGCAGCACCAAGGCAGTGGCCGTAGCCTTTTCCGGTACCAGGTGGGGAGCACAGGCCCAACAGTGCAGCCAAAAGTCCACGTGGATGTGGCAGGGCTGCTGAGGAGTGGAGACGCATCGCTTAGCCTGCAAGGAGTGAGCGTGGGAGACGAAGGGATGTACATCTGTTTGGTGTCCACCCCGCTGCACCAGGCCCAGCACATCATCCAGCTCCATGTGGCCG AGCCTCCAAGAGTTCATGTGATTCCATCAGTGGTGTCATTTGAGAGAGATGTGAAGACTACTCTGATGTGCAACATTGCTGGCTATTACCCCCTGGACGTCTCGGTGAGCTGGACACAGAAGACTCCTGAAGATGACATGGAAATCCCTCTCTCAAATGCACATCTCTCCAGCCACCGGCAAAGCCAAGATGGCACCTACAGCATCACCTCCTACCTCAGCATTAGCTCTGACACAGCGCGGGCACCAGCCACCTACAACTGCCATGTTTCACACGTGACCCTGGCAGAGCCCATCTCTGTGAGTGCCCATCTTAAGGTACCAG agcaaacAGGATCGGAAGGACTGGTGGGGAGTTTCATTGCTACCGTCCTTTTCATCGCTGTCCTCTTCGTTGTGCTCAGGAGAAGAGCAG ctAAACCAAAGCCCGAGCAACTTCTAAGGGCTTCAGAATAG